The following proteins are encoded in a genomic region of Pseudoxanthomonas suwonensis 11-1:
- a CDS encoding alpha/beta hydrolase family protein, protein MEIRLDQVDIRVDDEVVRGTVLSPPPALPGVLFVHGWGGSQDHDLGRARRIAGIGCVCLTFDLRGHEQTAAQWETVSRPQNLADLLAAYDWFAARPDVDASAIAVVGISYGGYLAALLSELRPVRWLALRSPALYKDEGWELPKRQLHADPDLHAFRRRPVSWELNRALRASHGFPGDVLLVEAEHDQTVPHQVGENYAAAFSNARSLTRRRIQGADHAFSGKPEQLAYTDLLAGWLGEMVRTAREHEAAQKVAERKQARRSGARNGP, encoded by the coding sequence ATGGAAATCCGCCTTGACCAGGTCGACATCAGGGTCGACGACGAGGTCGTCCGCGGCACCGTGCTCTCGCCGCCGCCGGCCCTGCCCGGGGTGCTGTTCGTGCACGGCTGGGGCGGCAGCCAGGACCACGACCTGGGCCGCGCCCGCCGCATCGCCGGCATCGGCTGCGTCTGCCTGACCTTCGACCTGCGCGGCCACGAGCAGACCGCCGCGCAGTGGGAAACGGTCAGCCGTCCGCAGAACCTGGCCGACCTGCTCGCCGCCTACGACTGGTTCGCCGCGCGCCCGGACGTGGATGCCTCGGCCATCGCCGTGGTGGGCATCAGTTACGGCGGTTACCTGGCCGCGTTGCTTTCCGAGCTGCGCCCGGTGCGCTGGCTGGCCCTGCGCTCCCCGGCGCTCTACAAGGACGAGGGCTGGGAGCTGCCCAAGCGCCAGCTGCATGCCGACCCGGACCTGCACGCATTCCGCCGCCGCCCGGTGTCCTGGGAACTCAACCGCGCCCTGCGTGCGAGCCATGGTTTCCCGGGCGACGTGCTGCTGGTGGAGGCCGAGCACGACCAGACCGTCCCGCACCAGGTCGGCGAGAACTACGCGGCCGCGTTCTCCAACGCGCGCTCCCTGACCAGGCGCCGGATCCAGGGCGCCGACCATGCGTTTTCCGGCAAGCCGGAGCAGCTGGCCTACACCGACCTGCTGGCCGGATGGCTGGGGGAAATGGTGCGCACCGCCCGCGAACACGAGGCCGCGCAGAAGGTCGCCGAACGCAAGCAGGCGCGCCGCTCCGGGGCCCGGAACGGCCCCTGA
- a CDS encoding DUF3182 family protein, with product MTSPDNRSRRSVVTVCASGHPRSGHEQASQAWVARRLAELAGWEYAGAYDPANPPPLRPYFVPDDTLTAAQAARLGIVDEDDLFGGVVPHAFVASKVITHALPRECASIPEGWRSELGERLRPVVLDGFSVFCPQSAGLAGRELLARGGAIRLKPAQARGGNGQRRVDCPGTLDEALAALDRLELQEHGMVLEQDLVDATTCSVGQVRIAGMVLSYLGTQHQAPDREGLEVYTGSRLHVVAGDYAALEPVATDAMQRHALDCARRYDAAVEAVHPGFFASRRNYDVIAGHDAHGNWRCGVLEQSWRLGGASPAEIVALDALLSGRLAGARSPLPATRATIPRTSPRRRRRCTSAIRSHRVDRC from the coding sequence ATGACCTCCCCCGACAACCGCTCCAGGCGCTCGGTGGTCACCGTATGCGCGAGCGGGCACCCACGCAGCGGGCATGAGCAGGCATCGCAGGCCTGGGTCGCGCGCCGCCTGGCCGAACTGGCCGGCTGGGAGTACGCCGGCGCGTACGACCCGGCCAATCCGCCGCCACTGCGACCCTACTTCGTCCCCGACGACACCCTGACCGCGGCGCAGGCCGCACGCCTCGGCATCGTCGACGAGGACGACCTGTTTGGCGGCGTGGTGCCGCATGCCTTCGTCGCCAGCAAGGTGATCACCCACGCCCTGCCGCGCGAATGCGCATCCATCCCCGAAGGCTGGCGCTCGGAGCTGGGCGAGCGCCTGCGGCCGGTGGTGCTGGATGGATTCAGCGTGTTCTGTCCGCAGTCCGCCGGCCTCGCCGGACGCGAACTGCTGGCCCGCGGCGGCGCGATCCGGCTCAAGCCGGCGCAGGCGCGCGGTGGCAACGGCCAGCGCCGGGTGGACTGCCCCGGCACCCTGGACGAGGCGCTGGCGGCGCTCGACCGGCTGGAGCTGCAGGAGCACGGCATGGTCCTGGAGCAGGACCTGGTCGACGCCACCACCTGCAGCGTGGGCCAAGTGAGGATCGCAGGCATGGTGCTGTCCTACCTCGGCACCCAGCACCAGGCGCCGGACCGCGAGGGACTGGAGGTCTACACCGGCTCCCGCCTGCACGTGGTCGCCGGCGACTACGCCGCGCTGGAGCCGGTCGCCACCGACGCGATGCAGCGCCACGCCCTGGACTGCGCGCGCCGCTATGACGCCGCGGTGGAAGCGGTGCATCCCGGCTTCTTCGCCTCGCGCCGCAACTACGACGTCATCGCCGGGCACGACGCGCACGGCAACTGGCGCTGCGGCGTGCTGGAGCAGTCCTGGCGGCTGGGCGGCGCTTCCCCCGCCGAGATCGTCGCGCTGGATGCGCTGCTGTCCGGGCGCCTCGCGGGGGCGCGATCACCACTTCCTGCCACGAGAGCCACGATCCCGCGCACCAGCCCCCGCCGTCGGCGCAGGTGCACTTCCGCGATCCGCTCGCATCGCGTGGACCGGTGCTGA